A window of Microcystis aeruginosa FD4 contains these coding sequences:
- a CDS encoding DUF262 domain-containing protein, whose protein sequence is MTQLELLEDREDVDFAEEEEDIEGESASEKKLQLKEISETVVAGSDWTTATIRDQLIRENIQLNPRFQRRDAWNITRKSRFIESLILGFPVPQIVLATNNKEKGKFIVLDGKQRLLTILQFYGDSATPNNSFTLKDLEFLDNLNGCQYQDIKNDFNLNDILDQLDNQTIRTIVIRNWKTESFLHKIFLRLNVENTPLSSQELRQALHPGGFINFLDDRAIESQALKKIFKSSYPDFRMRDTDILLRYVAFHYYLSDYRGNLKVFLDNACVSLNDQWDQNSEEIKNIIDQFENAVQTTINIFGEKNFSRLWLPESATYRSQFNRAILDVMVFYFCDDLIRAAAEKNKEQVEDAFKSLFLPAVDQFKNAVLISTNTKQSTYDRFHLWGQALSEVLDINFNIPQMEDNRIIFKGLR, encoded by the coding sequence ATGACACAGTTAGAGCTTTTAGAAGACAGAGAAGATGTGGATTTTGCGGAAGAAGAAGAAGATATTGAAGGAGAATCAGCAAGCGAAAAAAAGCTACAACTCAAAGAAATCTCCGAGACTGTTGTTGCTGGAAGTGATTGGACTACCGCAACGATCCGCGATCAATTAATTCGAGAAAATATTCAACTCAATCCGCGCTTTCAAAGACGAGATGCTTGGAATATTACTCGTAAAAGTCGATTTATTGAATCCCTAATTCTAGGGTTTCCAGTCCCACAGATTGTCTTAGCTACTAATAATAAGGAAAAAGGTAAATTTATCGTTCTTGATGGCAAACAACGCCTACTAACAATTTTACAGTTTTATGGTGACAGTGCCACACCTAATAATAGTTTTACTTTAAAAGATTTAGAATTTCTAGATAATCTCAATGGCTGCCAATATCAAGATATAAAAAATGACTTCAATTTGAATGATATCTTAGACCAACTGGATAATCAAACTATCCGCACGATTGTTATCCGTAATTGGAAAACCGAGAGTTTCCTCCATAAAATTTTTCTGCGTCTCAATGTGGAAAATACCCCTTTGTCTTCTCAAGAATTAAGACAAGCATTACACCCAGGGGGTTTTATTAATTTTTTAGATGATCGAGCGATCGAAAGTCAAGCATTAAAGAAAATATTTAAATCTTCCTATCCCGATTTCCGGATGCGCGACACTGATATACTATTGCGTTATGTAGCTTTTCATTATTATTTATCCGATTATCGCGGTAATCTTAAAGTATTTCTTGATAATGCTTGTGTCTCGCTTAATGATCAATGGGATCAAAACTCAGAAGAAATCAAAAATATTATTGATCAATTTGAAAATGCTGTTCAGACAACGATTAATATTTTTGGAGAGAAAAACTTTTCCCGTCTCTGGCTGCCTGAATCGGCAACTTATCGAAGTCAGTTCAATCGAGCAATTTTAGATGTGATGGTTTTTTACTTTTGTGATGATCTAATTAGAGCAGCTGCCGAGAAAAACAAAGAACAGGTAGAAGACGCATTTAAAAGTTTATTTCTTCCTGCCGTTGATCAATTTAAAAATGCTGTATTAATTAGTACAAATACTAAACAATCAACCTATGATCGTTTTCATTTATGGGGTCAAGCTTTATCAGAAGTATTAGATATTAACTTCAATATTCCTCAGATGGAAGACAATCGTATTATTTTTAAGGGGTTAAGATAG
- the cax gene encoding calcium/proton exchanger: MNLRKIVSFAFLLFIPLSVVASRLNWGDQAIFITAALSIIPLSIWLSTAVERVAVVTGPTLGGLVNAIFGNTTALVIALIALKKGLVDIVQASITGSILSDLLLFMGMGMLTGGIRYKEQEFKPILARVNGSSMALAVIAIALPTLVIYTSNVVEVADILSLSLVTATVLLIVYGLTLLFSLKTHSYLYEVGLSNENTPDNQVSEEEKAQVWIWLLVLLTSTVAVAYESDLFVNVVESVMEGFNLTPLFIGVIFIPLISDVSGIVTVTQLALKNQMDLTVSVAMGDSLLVALFVAPLLVFIGQFWQQPMDLNFNPFNVVALIVAVVVTNLISFTGRSNWLDGTLLLATYLILAVAFYYHPT; encoded by the coding sequence ATGAATTTAAGAAAAATTGTCTCCTTTGCTTTCCTATTATTTATTCCCCTATCGGTGGTCGCTAGTCGTCTTAATTGGGGAGATCAAGCTATTTTTATCACTGCCGCTTTATCGATCATTCCCCTGTCAATTTGGTTAAGTACGGCCGTGGAAAGAGTTGCCGTAGTCACTGGGCCAACTTTGGGAGGATTAGTTAATGCTATCTTTGGCAATACTACCGCTTTAGTTATTGCCTTAATTGCCCTAAAAAAAGGCTTGGTGGACATCGTACAAGCCAGTATTACCGGTAGTATTCTCAGCGATTTATTATTATTTATGGGCATGGGAATGCTCACGGGAGGAATTCGCTACAAAGAGCAGGAATTTAAACCGATTTTAGCGCGGGTAAATGGTTCTTCCATGGCTTTAGCAGTAATAGCGATCGCTTTACCAACTTTGGTAATATATACTTCTAACGTGGTGGAAGTTGCCGATATTCTCAGTCTTTCCCTAGTCACCGCCACGGTTTTATTAATAGTTTACGGGTTAACTTTATTATTTTCCCTCAAAACCCATAGCTATCTCTACGAAGTGGGATTAAGTAACGAAAATACCCCCGACAATCAGGTTAGTGAGGAAGAAAAAGCTCAAGTCTGGATTTGGTTACTTGTCCTGCTTACTTCCACCGTAGCTGTAGCTTATGAGTCGGATTTATTTGTTAATGTAGTGGAATCGGTGATGGAAGGATTTAATCTCACTCCTCTCTTTATCGGGGTAATTTTCATTCCTTTAATTAGCGATGTTTCTGGAATAGTTACCGTCACTCAATTAGCCCTAAAAAATCAGATGGATTTAACGGTTTCCGTGGCTATGGGGGATAGTTTATTGGTGGCTTTATTCGTGGCACCTTTATTAGTTTTTATCGGTCAATTTTGGCAGCAACCGATGGATTTAAATTTTAATCCCTTTAACGTGGTGGCTTTGATTGTAGCGGTGGTTGTCACTAATTTAATCAGCTTTACCGGTCGTTCCAATTGGTTAGATGGAACCCTATTACTAGCCACCTATTTAATCTTGGCAGTGGCTTTTTATTACCATCCCACCTAG
- a CDS encoding DUF6679 family protein produces the protein MLHRKIYQFCMDGQEVCIFLRDQQRWIDNARIVDLESDLVTIRYETEEEDEISSWEEMVRLESIGAVSRKLASVSRTNPDINVSEDCPEAEQLHPHSPDSLD, from the coding sequence ATGTTACACCGCAAGATTTATCAATTCTGTATGGATGGTCAGGAAGTCTGCATTTTCTTGCGCGATCAGCAAAGATGGATTGATAATGCTCGTATTGTCGATCTAGAAAGCGATCTCGTCACCATTCGCTACGAAACAGAAGAAGAAGACGAGATTAGTTCTTGGGAAGAAATGGTGCGTTTAGAAAGTATTGGTGCGGTTAGCAGAAAACTGGCCTCGGTGTCGCGGACGAATCCTGATATTAATGTCTCGGAAGATTGTCCGGAAGCAGAACAACTTCATCCCCATTCTCCCGATAGCTTAGATTAG
- a CDS encoding cupredoxin domain-containing protein has product MNSNTYFAGQDIYQKFVAVVIVLISCWLVTFPAFAGSAPLEVKISLGSGQGELKFFPSQLDFVAGQKYKLILDNPSPTKHYFTAKDFADASWTQKVAAGNVEIKGAIHELELKPNAQAEWVIVPLKTGKYKLVCTIPGHAEAGMVGEIAINNP; this is encoded by the coding sequence ATGAATTCTAATACCTACTTCGCTGGCCAGGATATCTATCAAAAATTTGTGGCAGTAGTAATAGTTTTAATTAGTTGTTGGTTAGTAACTTTTCCCGCCTTCGCTGGCTCCGCCCCTTTAGAAGTTAAAATTAGTCTAGGCTCTGGACAAGGAGAATTAAAATTCTTTCCTAGTCAATTAGACTTTGTTGCTGGACAAAAATACAAATTAATCCTCGATAATCCCAGTCCCACTAAACATTATTTTACCGCTAAAGACTTCGCCGATGCTAGTTGGACGCAGAAAGTTGCAGCGGGAAATGTGGAGATTAAAGGGGCAATTCACGAACTAGAATTAAAACCTAATGCACAAGCAGAATGGGTAATAGTTCCTCTCAAAACCGGTAAGTATAAATTAGTCTGTACTATTCCGGGTCATGCTGAAGCGGGAATGGTGGGGGAAATCGCCATTAATAACCCATGA
- the cbiD gene encoding cobalt-precorrin-5B (C(1))-methyltransferase CbiD: MSISPPRSGYTLPVFACASAIASLQHLHGENELNSVTFNLLEPPEAVTIAIEQVARLNPDAALAITRSDPGDNLDLTRNTPIWALVERKTGNQEIEIQGGEGIGIQVDNGGKSAIYSYAQRLLQETLRPLLLPQESIKVTIILPEGKKLATRTSNAAFGVVEGLSLLGTTGISQPLSAPGQLEIFREQLKNLSRRFDRLVFCIGENGLDLAPQMGINPDILVKTANWIGPMLLEAQLQGISEILLFGYHGKLIKLAGGIFQTHHHLADGRREILTAYAAKMGLATPHLQQIFDSSTSENGLEYLRQLDQQTGDNWVERIYGEMANTIDRRCQEYVYNHSNGHLSVGCILFDRSRSLISKSENGLKFLQNLQVTPQ, translated from the coding sequence ATGTCTATCTCCCCACCCCGTTCGGGTTACACTTTACCGGTTTTTGCCTGTGCCAGTGCGATCGCATCTCTCCAGCATCTTCACGGCGAAAATGAGCTAAATTCCGTTACTTTTAATCTTTTAGAACCGCCAGAAGCCGTTACTATTGCCATCGAACAAGTTGCCCGACTTAACCCCGATGCTGCCCTAGCTATCACCCGCAGCGATCCGGGGGACAATTTAGATTTAACTAGAAATACCCCTATATGGGCGTTAGTAGAAAGAAAGACGGGTAATCAAGAGATAGAGATTCAAGGCGGCGAAGGAATCGGCATACAGGTTGATAATGGCGGAAAATCAGCTATCTATAGTTATGCCCAGCGTCTCCTGCAAGAAACCCTCAGACCCCTGTTACTGCCCCAAGAAAGCATCAAAGTGACGATTATCCTTCCAGAAGGCAAAAAACTGGCCACAAGGACTTCTAACGCCGCTTTTGGGGTAGTAGAGGGATTATCTTTGTTGGGTACTACTGGCATTTCCCAACCCCTCAGCGCTCCCGGACAGTTGGAAATCTTTCGCGAGCAATTAAAAAATTTATCCCGTCGTTTCGATCGCTTGGTGTTTTGTATCGGGGAAAATGGCTTAGATTTAGCCCCTCAAATGGGTATTAATCCTGATATTTTGGTAAAAACAGCCAATTGGATCGGGCCGATGTTATTAGAGGCACAATTACAGGGAATCTCTGAAATTCTTTTGTTTGGTTATCACGGTAAATTAATTAAACTTGCCGGGGGAATCTTTCAGACTCACCATCATCTCGCCGATGGTCGTCGGGAAATTCTTACCGCCTACGCCGCTAAAATGGGTTTAGCTACCCCCCATCTCCAGCAAATTTTTGACAGTAGCACCAGCGAAAACGGTCTGGAATATCTGCGTCAATTAGACCAGCAAACGGGAGATAATTGGGTGGAACGCATCTATGGAGAAATGGCTAATACGATTGATCGCCGTTGCCAAGAATACGTTTATAACCACAGTAACGGTCATCTTAGCGTCGGTTGTATTTTATTCGATCGCTCTCGTTCTTTGATCAGCAAAAGCGAAAATGGCCTTAAATTTTTGCAAAATCTACAAGTCACTCCCCAGTGA
- the guaA gene encoding glutamine-hydrolyzing GMP synthase: MTTQTPLPTPQETLPSESFTNSLNRQIIIILDFGSQYSELIARRIRETNVYSEVLSYRTSAEQLAQINPKGIILSGGPNSVYDPGAPHCDPEIWNLGVPILGVCYGMQLMVQQLGGRVERAKRAEYGKASLFINDPTDLLTNVEDGSTAWMSHGDSCVELPAGFEILAHTDNTDCAAIADHKKKLFGVQFHPEVVHSVGGIALIRNFVYHICKCEPTWTTEAFVEESIREIRAKVGDKRVLLALSGGVDSSTLAFLLHRAIGDQLTCMFIDQGFMRKGEPERLMQIFNEQFHIGVQYVNARKRFLAQVAGVTDPEEKRRRIGHEFIQVFEEESNRLGPFDYLAQGTLYPDVIESADSNVDPKTGERVAVKIKSHHNVGGLPKNLRFKLVEPLRKLFKDEVRKLGRSIGLPEEIVRRQPFPGPGLAIRILGEVTADKLNILRDADWVVRDEINKQGMYHDFWQAFAVLLPVRSVGVMGDQRTYAYPIVLRLVSSEDGMTADWSRVPYDLLETISNRIVNEVKGVNRVVYDITSKPPGTIEWE, encoded by the coding sequence GTGACAACTCAAACCCCCCTTCCCACCCCCCAAGAGACTTTGCCCTCAGAGTCCTTCACTAATAGCCTTAATCGTCAAATAATCATCATTCTTGACTTTGGCTCCCAGTATTCTGAATTAATCGCCCGCAGAATCCGGGAAACGAACGTTTACTCCGAAGTTCTCTCCTATCGTACCAGTGCCGAACAATTGGCACAGATCAACCCGAAAGGAATAATTCTTTCGGGCGGTCCCAATTCCGTCTATGATCCTGGAGCGCCCCACTGTGATCCCGAAATTTGGAATTTAGGTGTACCCATCCTCGGAGTTTGCTACGGGATGCAGTTGATGGTACAGCAGTTAGGAGGCAGGGTAGAACGGGCAAAACGGGCCGAATACGGCAAAGCATCCCTATTTATCAACGATCCTACCGATTTATTAACCAATGTCGAGGACGGTTCCACCGCCTGGATGAGTCACGGGGATTCCTGCGTGGAATTGCCTGCGGGTTTTGAAATTCTCGCTCATACCGATAATACCGATTGTGCCGCCATTGCCGATCACAAGAAAAAACTCTTTGGAGTGCAGTTTCACCCAGAAGTTGTCCATTCTGTGGGAGGAATCGCCTTAATTCGCAATTTCGTCTATCATATCTGCAAATGCGAACCCACTTGGACCACGGAAGCTTTTGTCGAGGAATCGATCCGAGAAATTAGGGCAAAAGTGGGCGATAAGCGCGTTTTATTAGCTTTATCCGGCGGTGTGGACTCCTCTACCTTAGCATTCCTGTTACATCGAGCGATCGGTGATCAACTAACCTGTATGTTTATCGATCAGGGATTCATGCGTAAGGGTGAACCAGAACGATTAATGCAGATATTTAACGAGCAATTCCATATCGGAGTCCAGTATGTCAACGCTAGAAAGCGATTTTTAGCACAAGTGGCCGGTGTCACCGATCCCGAGGAAAAGCGCCGTCGTATCGGCCATGAATTTATTCAGGTGTTTGAAGAAGAATCGAATCGTTTGGGACCCTTTGATTATCTGGCCCAAGGGACCTTATATCCCGATGTGATTGAATCGGCCGATAGTAATGTGGATCCCAAAACCGGGGAAAGAGTCGCGGTTAAAATTAAAAGTCATCATAACGTTGGTGGACTGCCGAAAAATCTCCGGTTTAAATTAGTCGAACCTCTGCGAAAATTATTTAAGGATGAGGTGAGAAAATTAGGTCGATCGATCGGTCTTCCGGAAGAAATTGTTCGTCGTCAACCTTTCCCCGGCCCTGGTTTAGCGATTCGCATTTTAGGGGAAGTCACCGCAGATAAATTAAATATTTTGCGCGATGCAGATTGGGTAGTGCGCGACGAGATTAATAAGCAGGGAATGTACCACGATTTCTGGCAAGCTTTCGCGGTTTTATTGCCTGTCCGCAGTGTGGGAGTGATGGGAGATCAACGCACCTACGCTTATCCCATTGTCCTCCGGTTAGTCAGCAGTGAAGACGGAATGACAGCAGATTGGTCGCGGGTTCCCTATGATTTATTGGAGACAATTTCTAATCGCATTGTCAATGAAGTTAAGGGAGTTAACCGCGTGGTTTATGATATTACTTCTAAGCCCCCCGGAACTATAGAATGGGAGTAG